From Tsuneonella aeria, one genomic window encodes:
- a CDS encoding isopropylmalate isomerase gives MTSKITGKAIAAGAAIGSAAVAAALLYATRRKEKNQPTQLGPIPSGEPPETD, from the coding sequence ATGACCAGCAAGATCACCGGCAAGGCCATCGCCGCAGGTGCCGCCATCGGCTCGGCCGCCGTCGCCGCGGCGCTCCTCTATGCCACCAGGCGCAAGGAGAAGAACCAGCCGACGCAGCTCGGCCCCATCCCTTCGGGCGAGCCTCCGGAAACCGATTGA
- a CDS encoding DNA-deoxyinosine glycosylase has product MAAPDARVLILGSLPGEASLAQGRYYAHTRNLFWHLAGGAVGRDLVALDYPARLEALAGAGIALWDTVASARRTGSLDAAIRQAEHASLAGLVATLPRLRAVAFNGRKSAAIGRPQLAGSGLALIDLPSSSPAYASLPLAEKERVWAGLADFLG; this is encoded by the coding sequence GTGGCCGCGCCCGATGCGCGGGTGCTGATCCTCGGCAGCCTGCCTGGCGAGGCGTCGCTGGCCCAGGGGCGCTATTACGCGCACACGCGCAACCTGTTCTGGCACCTCGCCGGCGGCGCGGTCGGCCGCGATCTCGTCGCGCTGGACTATCCCGCGCGGCTGGAAGCCCTCGCAGGCGCGGGTATCGCGTTGTGGGACACGGTCGCCTCCGCCCGCCGCACCGGCAGCCTCGACGCCGCGATCCGGCAGGCGGAGCACGCGTCCCTCGCGGGCCTGGTGGCCACCCTGCCGCGATTGCGCGCGGTGGCCTTCAATGGGCGCAAGAGCGCCGCGATCGGCCGGCCGCAGCTCGCCGGCAGCGGGCTTGCGCTGATCGATCTGCCGTCATCCTCGCCCGCCTACGCATCGCTGCCCCTGGCCGAGAAAGAGCGTGTTTGGGCCGGCCTAGCCGATTTCCTCGGCTGA
- the leuC gene encoding 3-isopropylmalate dehydratase large subunit: MASRPRTLYEKIWDAHVVETRDDGTSLLYIDRHLVHEVTSPQAFDALRATGRPVRRPDLTLAVPDHNLPTTPRTDAAGNPLPIADPESAAQLAALARNAADFAVPYIGPTAAAQGIVHVVGPEQGFSLPGATIVCGDSHTAAHGGVGALAFGIGTSEVEHVLATQTLLLTKSKTMEVRVEGMLPPGVTPKDLILHIVGAIGTAGGTGHVIEYRGPVFETMSVEGRLTVCNMSIEAGARAGIIAPDDTVFAYLQGRPFAPQGDDWRRAVAWWRTLATDAGAVFDRSVTIDAAAIEPTVSWGTSPEDVAPIGGTVPSPESFADPSKQEAVRRGLDYMGLEPGQRLRDVAIENVFIGSCTNSRIEDLRAAAEVLRGRRKADGVKWAIVVPGSGLVKRQAEAEGLDRVFIDAGLEWREPGCSACLAMNPDKVPAGERCASTSNRNFVGRQGPGARTHLLSPAMAAAAAVTGRLTDVRELMR, translated from the coding sequence ATGGCCAGCCGCCCCCGCACCCTTTATGAAAAGATCTGGGACGCCCATGTCGTGGAGACCCGCGACGACGGGACCAGCCTGCTCTACATCGATCGCCACCTGGTGCACGAAGTCACCAGCCCCCAGGCGTTCGATGCGCTGCGGGCCACGGGGCGCCCGGTTCGCCGGCCGGACCTGACGCTGGCGGTTCCCGATCACAACCTGCCCACCACGCCCCGGACCGACGCCGCGGGCAATCCCTTGCCCATTGCCGACCCGGAAAGCGCCGCGCAGCTTGCCGCACTGGCGCGCAACGCGGCCGATTTCGCGGTGCCTTATATCGGGCCCACGGCAGCCGCGCAGGGCATCGTTCACGTCGTGGGGCCGGAACAGGGCTTCTCCCTCCCGGGCGCCACGATCGTCTGCGGCGACAGCCATACGGCGGCCCACGGCGGCGTGGGCGCGCTCGCCTTCGGCATCGGGACCAGCGAGGTCGAACACGTGCTCGCCACGCAGACCCTGCTGCTGACGAAATCGAAGACCATGGAAGTGCGCGTGGAAGGGATGCTGCCCCCCGGCGTCACGCCCAAGGACCTCATCCTCCACATCGTCGGCGCGATCGGGACGGCGGGCGGTACCGGCCACGTCATCGAATACCGCGGCCCGGTGTTCGAAACGATGAGCGTGGAAGGCCGCCTGACGGTCTGCAACATGAGCATCGAGGCCGGTGCCCGGGCCGGCATCATCGCGCCCGACGACACGGTGTTCGCCTATCTCCAGGGGCGTCCGTTCGCGCCGCAAGGGGATGACTGGCGCCGCGCGGTCGCGTGGTGGCGCACGCTGGCGACCGACGCGGGCGCCGTGTTCGACCGTTCCGTCACCATCGATGCCGCCGCCATCGAGCCGACCGTTTCGTGGGGCACCAGCCCCGAAGACGTCGCCCCGATCGGCGGCACGGTCCCTTCGCCCGAAAGCTTCGCCGATCCTTCGAAGCAGGAAGCGGTGCGCCGCGGGCTCGATTACATGGGGCTGGAGCCGGGCCAGCGGCTGCGCGACGTCGCGATCGAAAACGTGTTCATCGGCAGCTGCACCAACAGCCGGATCGAAGACCTGCGCGCCGCGGCCGAAGTGCTGCGCGGGCGGCGCAAGGCGGACGGGGTGAAGTGGGCCATCGTCGTGCCCGGGTCCGGCCTGGTCAAGCGGCAGGCCGAAGCCGAAGGGCTCGACCGGGTGTTCATCGATGCCGGCCTCGAATGGCGCGAACCGGGATGTTCGGCCTGCCTGGCGATGAACCCCGACAAGGTGCCGGCGGGCGAACGCTGCGCCTCCACCTCCAACCGCAATTTCGTCGGCCGCCAGGGGCCGGGCGCGCGCACGCATCTGCTCTCCCCCGCGATGGCCGCCGCCGCCGCCGTCACCGGCCGCCTCACCGATGTACGCGAGCTGATGCGCTGA
- a CDS encoding acyl-CoA thioesterase has protein sequence MSAIPFHFPIRIVPADIDFMGHVNNARYLGWVQDAVLAHWNNLAPPDAVAERLWVALKHEITYRRPAFLDDDVIARTVLEKIHGARAFYHTVIERGGEVLAEVKSSWCCVDAGTKRPARIGEEIARFFFPPSG, from the coding sequence ATGTCAGCAATTCCATTCCACTTCCCGATTCGCATCGTGCCGGCCGACATCGATTTCATGGGGCACGTCAACAATGCCCGCTATCTGGGATGGGTGCAGGACGCGGTGCTTGCGCACTGGAACAATCTGGCCCCGCCGGATGCGGTGGCGGAACGGCTCTGGGTCGCCCTGAAGCACGAGATTACCTATCGGCGCCCGGCGTTCCTGGACGACGACGTGATCGCCCGGACGGTGCTGGAGAAGATCCATGGCGCCCGCGCGTTCTATCACACGGTGATCGAACGTGGCGGGGAGGTGCTGGCCGAGGTGAAATCGAGCTGGTGCTGCGTCGATGCGGGCACCAAGCGCCCGGCCCGGATCGGCGAGGAAATCGCCCGGTTCTTCTTCCCGCCATCCGGATAG
- a CDS encoding sterol desaturase family protein — MSPIAAIAIVIATVLAMECLAWGSHKYVMHGFGWAWHRDHHEPHDGFFEKNDLYAIVGAAISIAMFAAGSPMIMGADAWAPGTWIGLGVLLYGVIYTLVHDGLVHQRWFRWVPRRGYARRLVQAHKLHHATIGKDGGVSFGFVFARDPARLKAELKRQREAGIAVVRDSAVVRDSAGA; from the coding sequence GTGTCACCCATCGCCGCCATCGCCATCGTGATCGCCACCGTCCTCGCGATGGAATGCCTCGCGTGGGGCAGTCACAAGTACGTGATGCACGGCTTCGGATGGGCCTGGCACCGCGACCATCACGAACCGCACGACGGTTTCTTCGAGAAGAACGATCTCTACGCCATCGTCGGCGCGGCGATCAGCATCGCCATGTTCGCGGCCGGCAGCCCGATGATCATGGGCGCGGATGCGTGGGCGCCGGGCACGTGGATCGGCCTCGGCGTACTGCTTTACGGGGTGATCTATACGCTGGTGCACGACGGGCTGGTTCACCAGCGCTGGTTTCGCTGGGTGCCGAGGCGCGGCTATGCCCGGCGGCTGGTCCAGGCGCACAAGCTGCACCATGCGACCATCGGCAAGGACGGGGGCGTCAGCTTCGGCTTCGTCTTTGCACGCGACCCGGCCAGGCTGAAAGCGGAACTGAAGCGCCAGCGCGAGGCGGGCATCGCCGTGGTGCGGGATAGCGCGGTGGTGCGGGATAGCGCGGGCGCCTGA
- a CDS encoding YbaN family protein, whose product MRTLYLAGGLLSVGLGAVGAVLPIMPTVPFLLLAAYCFARSNPEWERRILDHPNWGPQLRDWRERRAISRRAKTMAIGAMTAGAVFTWYTIGHPWYWVSVAILVIAGSWIATRNE is encoded by the coding sequence ATGCGCACGCTTTATCTTGCAGGCGGCCTGCTGTCGGTGGGCCTGGGCGCGGTCGGCGCGGTGTTGCCGATCATGCCGACGGTGCCGTTCCTGCTTCTGGCCGCTTACTGCTTCGCGCGCAGCAATCCCGAATGGGAGCGGCGAATACTGGATCATCCGAACTGGGGCCCGCAGCTGCGCGACTGGCGGGAGCGGCGGGCCATTTCGCGGCGGGCCAAGACGATGGCGATCGGCGCGATGACCGCGGGGGCGGTGTTCACCTGGTACACGATCGGCCACCCGTGGTACTGGGTATCGGTCGCGATCCTGGTGATCGCGGGAAGCTGGATCGCCACGCGCAACGAGTAA
- a CDS encoding SufE family protein yields MRTLADIAEEYEFLDPDDRYRLLIELGRDLEPMPDPLKTDATLVRGCSASVWVYPTGDADRLHFLADSNAAITKGIVALVIAAVQDRPAADVAQMDIAGALAPFDLRNQLSSNRTQGVPNMIALVQAHAARIAGRPVAT; encoded by the coding sequence ATGCGCACCCTTGCCGATATCGCCGAAGAATACGAATTCCTCGACCCCGACGATCGCTATCGCCTGCTGATCGAGCTTGGCCGCGACCTCGAACCCATGCCCGATCCGCTGAAGACCGACGCGACCCTGGTGCGGGGGTGCTCGGCCAGCGTCTGGGTCTATCCCACGGGCGATGCGGACCGCCTCCATTTCCTGGCGGACAGCAACGCGGCGATCACCAAGGGCATCGTCGCTCTCGTCATCGCGGCGGTGCAGGATCGGCCGGCGGCCGATGTCGCGCAAATGGACATTGCCGGCGCGCTTGCCCCCTTCGACCTTCGCAACCAGCTGTCCAGCAACCGCACACAGGGCGTTCCCAACATGATCGCACTGGTCCAGGCGCACGCGGCGCGAATAGCAGGGCGCCCGGTCGCGACCTGA
- the pspC gene encoding envelope stress response membrane protein PspC, whose translation MNSPRTTLYRDKQNAKLLGVCSGIADYTGVNVLWVRLGFLLLLVTIAPILLPAYFIAGMLLNKKPAHLYTDPEEQKYWQRVRQSPKRTAREIRGKFRDIDRRLADVETYYVTNNPRLSAEIERLR comes from the coding sequence GTGAACAGCCCGCGCACAACGCTCTATCGAGACAAGCAGAACGCCAAGCTGTTGGGGGTCTGCTCCGGCATAGCCGACTACACCGGGGTCAATGTCCTGTGGGTTCGACTTGGGTTCCTGCTCCTGCTGGTGACAATCGCGCCTATTCTACTTCCCGCTTACTTCATCGCTGGCATGCTGCTGAACAAGAAGCCGGCGCATCTCTATACCGATCCGGAAGAGCAGAAGTACTGGCAGCGCGTGCGGCAGAGCCCGAAGCGCACGGCGCGGGAAATTCGCGGCAAATTCCGTGACATAGACCGCCGCCTGGCCGACGTCGAAACCTATTACGTCACCAACAACCCGCGCCTGTCCGCCGAAATCGAGCGGCTACGCTGA
- the pspB gene encoding envelope stress response membrane protein PspB, which yields MEEIIIALIICVGLPWVILHYITKWKTASTITSDDESLLDELYHLAKRLDERMDTVERLVATDDPGFRPARLMHDREADNAPLRELDRLIAEKKGTAK from the coding sequence ATGGAAGAAATCATCATCGCGCTGATCATCTGCGTCGGCCTGCCGTGGGTGATCCTGCACTACATCACCAAGTGGAAGACCGCCTCCACCATCACGAGCGATGACGAGTCGCTGCTCGACGAACTCTACCATCTCGCCAAACGGCTGGATGAGCGGATGGACACGGTCGAGCGCCTGGTGGCGACGGACGATCCGGGGTTCCGCCCCGCCCGCCTGATGCACGATCGCGAGGCTGACAACGCGCCGCTGCGCGAGCTCGATCGCCTGATCGCCGAGAAGAAGGGAACCGCAAAGTGA
- the pspA gene encoding phage shock protein PspA: protein MNKLTDDHLDPLGPEQDPPRSRGTQSSRADDAPARPFGIKGASSRIEAEVERLRRSPTPTQSSSLQRDAANYGVAFMGIFSRTRDIVAANFTDMLDKADDPAKMIRMIILEMEETLVEVRASAARTIADQKEMHRHTVKLERLQADWSDKAQLALSKDREDLARAALVEKKKAGDMADQLKAEIAVLDDALRAYEQDIEKLQVRLREARSRQTAIAARLESAENRVKLRSLMTNERVDEALTRFDHLERRVDYAEGRADALSIADGTGKPSLSDEIAALAGADKIDAELEEMKRALGLTDEGGEDRKDS, encoded by the coding sequence ATGAACAAGCTCACCGACGACCACCTCGACCCGTTAGGGCCGGAGCAAGACCCCCCCCGTTCGCGCGGCACCCAGTCCTCCCGCGCGGACGATGCTCCGGCCCGCCCCTTCGGTATCAAGGGCGCCAGCAGCCGGATCGAGGCGGAAGTTGAACGCCTGCGCCGCAGCCCCACGCCCACCCAGTCGTCGTCCCTGCAGCGGGACGCGGCCAACTATGGAGTCGCATTCATGGGCATTTTCAGCCGCACCCGGGATATTGTCGCGGCCAACTTCACCGACATGCTCGACAAGGCGGACGACCCCGCAAAGATGATCCGCATGATCATCCTCGAAATGGAGGAGACCCTGGTCGAGGTGCGCGCCAGCGCCGCGCGCACGATCGCGGACCAGAAGGAAATGCACCGCCATACGGTCAAGCTGGAGCGTCTCCAGGCGGACTGGAGCGACAAGGCGCAGCTGGCGCTTTCCAAGGACCGCGAGGACCTTGCCCGCGCGGCGCTGGTCGAAAAGAAGAAGGCGGGCGACATGGCCGATCAGCTCAAGGCGGAAATCGCCGTGCTCGACGATGCCTTGCGCGCCTACGAGCAGGACATCGAGAAGCTGCAGGTGCGCCTGCGCGAGGCCCGGAGCCGGCAGACGGCGATCGCCGCGCGGCTGGAAAGCGCGGAGAACCGCGTCAAGCTGCGCAGCCTGATGACGAACGAGCGGGTGGACGAGGCATTGACCCGCTTCGACCATCTCGAACGCCGGGTCGATTACGCCGAAGGGCGCGCGGACGCGCTGAGCATCGCCGACGGAACCGGCAAGCCGAGCCTGTCGGACGAGATCGCCGCGCTTGCCGGGGCCGACAAGATCGATGCCGAACTCGAGGAAATGAAGCGCGCGCTCGGCCTGACCGACGAGGGCGGCGAGGACAGGAAGGACAGCTGA
- the pspF gene encoding phage shock protein operon transcriptional activator — translation MERESQFIGQSSAFLDAVERASQAAPMQRPVLVIGERGTGKELIAERLHRLSTRWDEPLVTMNCAALPETLIEAELFGHEAGAFTGATRARAGRFEEADKGTLFLDELATLSMQAQERLLRAVEYGEVTRIGSNRPMRVDVRIVAATNEHLPALAEQGRFRADLLDRLSFEVITLPPLRVREGDIGVLAEFFGRRMASELRWEEWPGFADHVRTELEGHPWPGNVRELRNVVERAVYRWGDWGRPVGHVQFDPFDSPWMPRPAPARRSGEHAPVPATASTQRSPDFGGVEDLRAAVDAHERSIVEHALGRHRWNQRQTAKALGLTYDQLRHCIRKHGLVERGGDDAASAPVPAT, via the coding sequence ATGGAGAGGGAAAGCCAGTTCATCGGCCAGTCGAGCGCCTTCCTGGACGCGGTCGAACGCGCCAGTCAGGCCGCGCCCATGCAGCGCCCGGTGCTGGTGATCGGCGAGCGCGGAACCGGCAAGGAACTGATCGCCGAACGCCTCCATCGCCTGTCGACCCGATGGGATGAACCGCTGGTCACGATGAATTGCGCAGCGCTGCCCGAAACCCTGATCGAGGCCGAGCTGTTCGGGCATGAAGCAGGGGCCTTCACCGGCGCGACGCGGGCGCGCGCGGGACGGTTCGAAGAAGCCGACAAGGGCACGCTGTTCCTCGACGAGCTCGCGACCCTGAGCATGCAGGCACAGGAGCGCCTGCTGCGCGCGGTGGAATATGGCGAGGTCACGCGCATCGGCTCCAACCGCCCGATGCGCGTGGACGTGCGCATCGTCGCGGCGACCAACGAGCATCTCCCCGCGCTCGCCGAGCAAGGGCGGTTTCGCGCCGACCTGCTCGACCGGCTGAGCTTCGAGGTCATCACCTTGCCTCCCTTGCGGGTGCGCGAAGGGGACATCGGCGTGCTGGCGGAATTCTTCGGCCGGCGCATGGCGAGCGAGCTGCGCTGGGAGGAATGGCCCGGGTTCGCCGATCATGTCCGGACCGAGCTGGAGGGACATCCCTGGCCCGGTAACGTGCGCGAGCTGCGCAACGTGGTCGAGCGCGCCGTCTATCGCTGGGGCGATTGGGGCCGGCCGGTGGGGCACGTCCAGTTCGATCCCTTTGACAGCCCGTGGATGCCGCGGCCGGCGCCTGCGCGGCGGTCCGGAGAACACGCGCCCGTGCCCGCCACCGCATCGACGCAGCGTTCGCCCGATTTCGGTGGGGTCGAGGATCTCCGCGCGGCGGTGGACGCGCACGAACGGTCGATCGTGGAGCACGCGCTGGGGCGGCACCGCTGGAACCAGCGCCAGACGGCCAAGGCACTCGGCCTCACGTACGATCAGCTGCGCCACTGCATTCGCAAGCACGGGCTGGTGGAGCGGGGCGGCGACGATGCCGCGTCCGCCCCGGTCCCGGCGACCTAG
- the rnk gene encoding nucleoside diphosphate kinase regulator, whose protein sequence is MTDNPARERPPIMIAAEEADALSELAVAASTRNPAVSRMLLEEIDRADLVERDAMPADVVGMGSSVTFAVEDGDAARTVTLVYPAEADIEQGRVSILTPVGAGLLGLRVGQTISWPTRNGEERLLRIEAVERP, encoded by the coding sequence ATGACCGACAATCCCGCCCGTGAGCGCCCACCCATCATGATCGCCGCGGAGGAAGCGGACGCGCTTTCCGAACTGGCCGTCGCCGCCAGCACGCGCAACCCGGCTGTAAGCAGGATGCTTCTGGAAGAGATCGACCGGGCTGACCTGGTCGAACGCGACGCGATGCCGGCCGACGTGGTCGGCATGGGCAGCTCCGTCACCTTCGCGGTCGAGGACGGTGACGCCGCCCGCACGGTGACCCTGGTCTATCCGGCAGAGGCCGATATCGAACAGGGCCGGGTCTCGATCCTCACCCCGGTGGGCGCGGGCCTGCTGGGGCTGCGGGTCGGGCAAACGATCAGCTGGCCCACTCGCAACGGCGAGGAGCGGCTCCTGCGGATCGAGGCTGTCGAGCGCCCCTGA
- the rimP gene encoding ribosome maturation protein RimP, with product MADIARLVELIAPEAAALGLDLVRVKMMASEAGEGGQALQVMAEDPATGQLIIDQCASLSRRISDAIDMREEAGETLIEGAYHLEVSSPGIDRPLTRPKDYANWAGHEVRIVLDKSADGQRVFKGDLQGIEGDQVTVIDRKAGAVTVPLDLIHSAKLVLTDALIAATRPIDTTGADEEIIEPLETEEE from the coding sequence GTGGCCGATATCGCGCGCCTCGTCGAATTGATCGCACCCGAAGCGGCCGCTCTCGGCCTCGATCTCGTACGCGTGAAAATGATGGCGTCCGAAGCGGGCGAGGGCGGGCAGGCGCTCCAGGTGATGGCCGAAGACCCGGCGACGGGGCAGCTCATCATCGACCAGTGCGCCAGCCTCAGCCGCCGCATCAGCGATGCGATCGATATGCGGGAAGAAGCGGGCGAGACCCTGATCGAAGGCGCCTATCACCTCGAAGTGTCGAGCCCCGGGATCGACCGCCCGCTCACCCGCCCGAAGGATTATGCCAACTGGGCCGGGCATGAAGTCCGCATCGTGCTCGACAAATCGGCAGACGGACAGCGGGTGTTCAAGGGCGATCTCCAGGGGATCGAAGGCGATCAGGTGACCGTGATCGACCGCAAGGCTGGCGCCGTCACCGTGCCGCTCGACCTGATCCATTCGGCCAAGCTCGTCCTCACAGATGCGCTGATCGCCGCCACCCGGCCCATCGACACGACCGGTGCCGACGAAGAAATTATCGAACCACTCGAAACTGAGGAAGAGTGA
- the nusA gene encoding transcription termination factor NusA, which translates to MATSISANKAELLAIANSVASEKMIDKAIVIEAMEEAIQKAARARYGNENDIRAKLDPMTGDLRLWRVVEVVEEVDDYFKQVNLEQAAKLQNDAKVGDYIVDPLPPVDLGRIDAQSAKQVIFQKVRDAERERQFEEFQDRAGEIITGVIKSVEFGHVIVNLGRAEGVIRRDQQIPREAARPGERIRALITKVERNNRGPQIFLSRAHPEFMKMLFAQEVPEIYDGIITIQAAARDPGSRAKIGVISRDSSIDPVGACVGMKGSRVQAVVQELQGEKIDIIPWSEDTATFVVNALQPATVSRVVLDEDDGRIEVVVPDDQLSLAIGRRGQNVRLASQLTGHQIDIMTEEEASEKRSKEFAERSKMFEEELDVDETLSQLLVAEGFAELNEVAYVSIEELAGIEGFDEELAQELQSRALEALDRQEAAHREERRGLGVEDDLAELPHLTEGMLVTLGKAGIKTLDDLADLATDELIAKKREAPRRRQPAPTDGPRLRSDRPAKPEDKGGVLGEYGLSEEQGNEIIMAARAHWFEDEPAAEDAAAAPDAPTEEAANADSEQ; encoded by the coding sequence ATGGCCACTTCGATTTCCGCCAATAAGGCCGAACTGCTCGCGATCGCCAACTCGGTCGCTTCGGAAAAGATGATCGACAAGGCGATCGTCATCGAAGCGATGGAAGAAGCGATCCAGAAGGCCGCCCGTGCGCGCTACGGCAACGAGAACGATATCCGCGCCAAGCTCGATCCGATGACCGGCGACCTGCGCCTGTGGCGGGTGGTCGAGGTGGTCGAGGAAGTGGACGATTACTTCAAGCAGGTGAACCTGGAACAGGCCGCCAAGCTCCAGAACGACGCCAAGGTCGGCGATTACATCGTCGATCCCCTGCCGCCCGTCGATCTCGGCCGCATTGACGCGCAGAGCGCCAAGCAGGTGATCTTCCAGAAGGTCCGCGATGCGGAGCGTGAGCGTCAGTTCGAGGAATTCCAGGACCGCGCCGGCGAAATCATCACCGGGGTGATAAAGTCGGTGGAATTCGGCCACGTGATCGTCAATCTCGGCCGCGCCGAAGGCGTCATCCGCCGCGACCAGCAGATTCCGCGCGAAGCGGCCCGCCCGGGCGAGCGCATCCGCGCGCTGATCACCAAGGTGGAGCGCAACAACCGCGGCCCGCAGATCTTCCTCAGCCGCGCGCATCCCGAATTCATGAAGATGCTGTTCGCGCAGGAAGTGCCCGAGATTTACGACGGCATCATCACGATCCAGGCGGCCGCGCGCGATCCGGGCAGCCGCGCCAAGATCGGCGTGATCAGCCGCGATTCCTCCATCGATCCCGTCGGCGCATGCGTCGGCATGAAGGGCAGCCGCGTGCAGGCGGTGGTGCAGGAGCTGCAGGGCGAAAAGATCGACATCATCCCCTGGAGCGAAGATACCGCGACGTTCGTGGTCAACGCGCTCCAGCCCGCCACCGTCAGCCGCGTGGTGCTGGACGAGGATGACGGCCGCATCGAAGTGGTGGTTCCCGATGACCAGCTCAGCCTGGCGATCGGCCGCCGCGGCCAGAACGTGCGCCTGGCGAGCCAGCTCACCGGACACCAGATCGATATCATGACCGAGGAAGAGGCGAGCGAGAAGCGCAGCAAGGAATTCGCCGAACGTTCCAAGATGTTCGAGGAGGAGCTCGACGTGGACGAGACGCTGTCGCAGCTGCTCGTCGCCGAAGGGTTCGCCGAATTGAACGAAGTCGCCTACGTTTCCATCGAGGAACTGGCCGGCATCGAAGGCTTCGACGAGGAACTGGCGCAGGAATTGCAGAGCCGTGCGCTCGAGGCGCTCGACCGCCAGGAGGCGGCTCACCGCGAGGAACGCCGCGGCCTGGGCGTGGAAGACGATCTGGCCGAGCTGCCGCACCTCACCGAAGGCATGCTGGTGACGCTGGGCAAGGCGGGGATAAAGACGCTCGACGACCTGGCCGATCTGGCGACGGATGAACTCATCGCCAAGAAGCGTGAGGCGCCGCGCCGCCGTCAGCCGGCGCCGACCGATGGCCCGCGCCTGCGCAGCGATCGGCCCGCCAAGCCCGAAGACAAGGGCGGCGTCCTGGGGGAATACGGCCTGAGCGAAGAGCAGGGCAACGAGATCATCATGGCCGCCCGCGCGCACTGGTTCGAGGATGAACCGGCTGCCGAGGACGCGGCGGCCGCGCCGGATGCTCCCACCGAGGAGGCCGCAAATGCGGACTCCGAACAATGA
- a CDS encoding DUF448 domain-containing protein yields the protein MRTPNNERLKPDIAEAHGQGTRDGAAFPGDAPRPPRAGRKAEPERRCILSGEHGARDALVRLAIGPDGSVLPDVHAKAPGRGAWLAVDRAALEAAMAKGRLKGALARALKGAALSVPDDLPQRIEEALTRALLDRLGLELRAGHLILGSDRIAEQARGGAVELLLHAADASPDGSRKLDQAWRVGSEAEGTGKAGVALPLDRAALSVAMGRDNVVHMALADPAAAARVSNILARLMHYLGAEKAAPDSGEPDRRPSATTD from the coding sequence ATGCGGACTCCGAACAATGAGCGCCTGAAGCCCGACATCGCCGAGGCCCATGGCCAGGGCACCCGGGACGGCGCCGCCTTCCCGGGCGATGCCCCGCGCCCGCCCCGCGCGGGGCGCAAGGCTGAACCGGAACGTCGATGCATCCTGTCCGGGGAGCACGGCGCGCGCGATGCGCTGGTGCGCCTGGCGATCGGCCCGGATGGCAGCGTGCTGCCCGACGTCCACGCCAAGGCACCCGGCCGGGGGGCCTGGCTCGCGGTCGATCGCGCCGCGCTGGAAGCCGCAATGGCCAAGGGCAGGTTAAAAGGTGCTCTCGCCCGCGCGCTCAAGGGCGCGGCGCTGTCGGTGCCGGACGACCTGCCGCAGCGGATCGAAGAAGCGCTGACTCGCGCGCTTCTCGATCGCCTGGGTCTCGAATTGCGGGCCGGTCATCTTATATTGGGCAGCGACCGGATTGCCGAACAGGCGCGCGGCGGAGCGGTGGAATTGCTGCTGCATGCCGCCGACGCCAGCCCCGACGGCAGCCGCAAGCTGGACCAGGCTTGGCGCGTGGGCAGCGAGGCGGAAGGCACGGGCAAGGCCGGCGTGGCCTTGCCACTGGACCGGGCGGCGCTGTCTGTGGCAATGGGCCGCGACAATGTCGTCCACATGGCGCTGGCCGATCCTGCCGCGGCTGCCCGGGTATCCAACATCCTGGCCCGCCTGATGCACTACCTCGGGGCCGAAAAGGCCGCGCCCGACAGCGGGGAGCCGGATCGCCGGCCCTCCGCGACGACCGATTGA